The DNA segment AGCGGATGCATTTCGAGCGCCACTCGGCCATATAACAGGAGTATATGGTGTCTTAACATGTTTAGCCTGGCTTACAACATGTCGTAATTCTATTGGGGAAGAATTTATGAACAAAAACCttgatttaataaaagttacaaaacGGCGTCCGGCATCAGGATGCAAAAAGGACCAAATATGGTAACATAAATTTGTCAATAAGAAATAAtcgaaatttttaaaaaaatgtgcaaattttgttgtagTGGATACTTACTATTGTTGCACTGATATTGGTTGTTCAGTCCCGGATGGTCAACGTCGTGCATGGCGCTTGCAATTAAAGCAGCCAAGATTTCCAATTCGCTGAAAACGCTCTGCCGAGAAAAGCCATAATTGATTATACTTAGTCGTGCTGCCATTTCGTGACGCACACAACGCATTAAACGAATCAGTTAAGCTGCAGCAGACAGGATGCGACTGCCTTAAAAGAAAGCTGACACAATTTTAGAGGAGCAAAGGTCCTTAGTCGCTAAAGTTAACGTAAAATTACAACCACACATTCTCTTACTAACATGAAAACCCACAACGCTATTCACGCGGGAGCGATACTGAACACAATCAACTTACATCCAGGGCATCAGAGGAGAGGAGGATGTGGACGGATTGGGCAACATCTGCGGAGTGGAGGGAGTTATGATAAGGTATGTCCCTGTAGTGATCTTCAAGAGTCATCATGTATGCGAGGAATTTGTCAGGAGATAACTTGAACTTCGAAAACATGTCTCGCTTCtgtgcaataaaattaagttaTGTATTCGATTTTCGAGGAATTGCTTTAATTTCCAATTcaatttacaaatattatgTATTTTCAATCTGCCGTTTACTATTCTCAACGATTTACCTGACAAATTGTATACATGACGCATGTCAGTGGACGGTTATTGCTTATTTCTGCAATTTTGAAGATATCAACGCCACCCCATTCGTCAATTCTCTCGAGCTCCTAAACATGAAAACGAAGTAATAAACTACGAAGAGCGAAGGGCCTGTATTCTGTCAGATATAGCaaataacacaaaacatttacaaCTAAAGTTGAGCAAGCCTTCGCTGCAAATATGTTTTCGTTTCTGCAAAGTCATCGAGATAATGAGGCTTATCTCATTGTAATGGAGTAAAGCAGCCACAGGAACACACATACAGTCGGTATAGCAACAACGCGTGTCAAGATTAATTGGGTAAGAACGACGTTTACTTACCCTTGCCAGTGCATTTTCGTTGCTCACTTCTACGCCGAACATAGGAATTTTTCGCCATTTTGAGGTTTCCTTGTGACGACTGCAATGTTTAATGCCTGGCAAGAGATAAAAATCAGTAAGTTTTTGCACGATATGAGCCATGTTGGTTAGTGGTTACCCAATCGGGAAAACGGAAGTTTTaaatgtgattaaatgtcattTCGTTTTCCCCGTAATTAATAATTAGCCACGATCGTGAGTGCAATGGCTTGAAAGTACAGCATTTCGAAAAGGACACACATTATTATGTAAGCAGCTGGTCTGCCTTGTTAAATAGCTCGGACCACCAAACGATGTCCATGAAAGTTTGAACCGCAAAAACATGATCATTTGCCTGGTTTTGACAGACAACAGACGCTAGTAACTGGTACAAGCTGTTCCATGACGCAAATTGTATAGATGGGATGCGCTTGTTGGCGGTTTACCACACAGACGAGGGTTTCTATTGTTTTCATGCATCTGGGTTCGAGGGCCGTAATGCCAAACAAAGCGGACAATCAGCGAATGACGCATTTAAATCGGCAACCAAAAGGAGCAAATAGATAAGAGCCTATCAGGTGCAAGCAAGCGCCAATCGCCACGAATGTACTGTGACACTCTGAGCAACAGAAATCGACCTAAGTAGGTTAGAGAACGCTTCGACAAGACCTTGGCTGCTGTCATCATACGCGAGCTAACGTCACCTGCCACTTATGAAACAGAGCACACCACACTGACAAGTACCTTGTATACTGCCCAAGATACGACCATCAGGGTTGACGGAGTGCTTTTTGCTTCCAGTTTTGGCGATGGCACCGCAGTTAGGCGACGCGGGTCGCTTCTCTCTGTCGTCGTTCGGGTCGATGTTGGGTGACATTACGTCATTTTGGTtatctgcaaataaaattcaatagATGTTATGACTGTGTATTATATTTCTCACACTACGGTGTATTCAAAGTAATTGGTTATTCCCGTGTAAAGCTTCTAAACAACCGGCTTCTAAATTAACATTATAGCTTAACAACTAGATTCGGCGAGGCAGATGACACGATTATGGTTTAAATTGCCTTGGGTCGCCCACGGCCACATCCCATATTATGCTCGAACTTGCGTGACAAGCGACAACTAAACTAAAATAGGATCGCTGGACAACGCTCTGGTTGATGCGATAATGGCAATTTAGAAATTACGCAGCCGCGTTTCGTGATCGGATCCGATTTGATTACGCCTCGTCGGGAGTAcgaaaaaatgctttaaacaCAGCCCAAATGGGATAAAGCGATTATAACCTGACGTACTAAAAAATCCAGAATCCGCCGAAtaacgagccgtcaagggccGGTGAACCGTAACGGGGGTTCCGGGAGAAACGGACGTTCGAAGCACTGACGTGTGCCGATATGGGATTCTAGATTCCAGCGAAACATCCTGACCTTGCTTTTCGCTGCGGATGAGACAGGTGTGTTCCGGGTGGACGGGAAGAAGCTTTATCGTCAAGGAACTGGAATCCTTACTCCAAGTAGCCTTAAAATCAGAGCCCACATCCACGCTAATTGCAGTTCCCTTGGACTCGCTAGAAACGTCCATATCGTCCGAAATGTCGGTGGAACTTGAACACCGAAGATAGGAATTGTTGCCGTTGCTGGCTAAATTCAATAAATACTTTAGACGTCGCACGGCCGTCGTTAAGTCTCTTTGCAACTGATAATCCTTCAATGGACAGTCGCTGAACGTATCGTCTTGCTCATCTAAAGCCGATCGTGAACTTGAAGACGACGAATTCGAAGTAATTTCCGATTCAAAACAAGGCATAATGTCCCCTTGTTGGGCTGGAACGAAATTGGTCCCGTAGTTGAAGACAGTGGTGAAATTGCCTGACAATCGATCCAATGGCTTATGCTCCTTAATTACTTGGTTATCTTTCGGCATAGTCGGCGAAGTGCATTTTGCATAGTTGCAACAAAGTCCAGCCGCCGTGGCAAATTTTCGAAGGGTCTTTAACGAAAAGCACCAATTTTTTGTTCGCTTCTcagtaacaaatttatttaaatttctttgcgaatttctttgtttggacATATCCTTTGGATGCATAAGAGATGGCAGCTGCTACCAGCAGGTACTTGCAGAGATGtgttttttctcttcactACTTACTACTGGCAAAGaattgacagaattacaaatcACGAAACATTAACGTATATATCTTTTCCTTTCGCACGTTTCTCTAAACGTGTCTGAAAAACAATTCTAAAATTATTACACTTTTCTAAAACGCCTTTCCAATTCTGATTATTACAACGCACACCTCGCTGCCTCCTCACCAACGCAAGTATCTCAATCGTGATCCACGCGAAGAacgttttaacacaaaatgCTAAATCTGCCTTTCGAGAGAAAAAAATGCTTCTCTCGTTCTAAGGAGGGTGAGTGTTGTTTGTTGGTGGTATGCCAGCGCACTCTCACTCTTTCTCTCGTTTGCCCAGAATCAGAAATATCAAGCCAAGATACCGTGCACGCTCATACGCTTTAGATTTTGGACTTCGATGTAAGCAAGTGTGGGAGCTGTATGCATAAAGAAAGGATAGCACCTATCACTTTCACTGCCCGTAGAAACCTAATATGCTTATAAATATGGATGCATCGCCGTGTCATTTGTTGTGGGTAATTATCCGATTAGCCGTAAATCCCAATCAAACACCACCGCGACCtaaaggtgaaaaaattcGACAAAGCTTTGCTACCACTGCGGACGGTTAATTTTCGCCCGGATAATTTTGATGA comes from the Clavelina lepadiformis chromosome 5, kaClaLepa1.1, whole genome shotgun sequence genome and includes:
- the LOC143460843 gene encoding 3',5'-cyclic-AMP phosphodiesterase-like isoform X10, producing MHPKDMSKQRNSQRNLNKFVTEKRTKNWCFSLKTLRKFATAAGLCCNYAKCTSPTMPKDNQVIKEHKPLDRLSGNFTTVFNYGTNFVPAQQGDIMPCFESEITSNSSSSSSRSALDEQDDTFSDCPLKDYQLQRDLTTAVRRLKYLLNLASNGNNSYLRCSSSTDISDDMDVSSESKGTAISVDVGSDFKATWSKDSSSLTIKLLPVHPEHTCLIRSEKQDNQNDVMSPNIDPNDDREKRPASPNCGAIAKTGSKKHSVNPDGRILGSIQGIKHCSRHKETSKWRKIPMFGVEVSNENALARELERIDEWGGVDIFKIAEISNNRPLTCVMYTICQKRDMFSKFKLSPDKFLAYMMTLEDHYRDIPYHNSLHSADVAQSVHILLSSDALDSVFSELEILAALIASAMHDVDHPGLNNQYQCNNSSELALMYNDESVLENHHLAVGFKLMQQDQCDLFDHFTQKQWQSLRKIVIDMVLATDMSKHMTLLASLKTMVETKKVASSGVLMLDNYTDRVQVLQNLMHCADLSNPAKPIEMYKKWNERIMDEYWMQGDVERAAGLEISPMCDRNNTSVEKSQVMFIDFVVHPLFETWADLVNPCAQEVINELATNREYYSSLVPSSPSPVGDEEASNGDISADVGSSTDTAEDGFTDEETECCSTPVPSRPRCDNRFQFQMSLDDDPADLIDAEQTANSQTATKNVLKSKSSKNL
- the LOC143460843 gene encoding 3',5'-cyclic-AMP phosphodiesterase-like isoform X8 — its product is MHPKDMSKQRNSQRNLNKFVTEKRTKNWCFSLKTLRKFATAAGLCCNYAKCTSPTMPKDNQVIKEHKPLDRLSGNFTTVFNYGTNFVPAQQGDIMPCFESEITSNSSSSSSRSALDEQDDTFSDCPLKDYQLQRDLTTAVRRLKYLLNLASNGNNSYLRCSSSTDISDDMDVSSESKGTAISVDVGSDFKATWSKDSSSLTIKLLPVHPEHTCLIRSEKQGQDVSLESRIPYRHTSVLRTSVSPGTPVTVHRPLTARYSADSGFFNNQNDVMSPNIDPNDDREKRPASPNCGAIAKTGSKKHSVNPDGRILGSIQGIKHCSRHKETSKWRKIPMFGVEVSNENALARELERIDEWGGVDIFKIAEISNNRPLTCVMYTICQKRDMFSKFKLSPDKFLAYMMTLEDHYRDIPYHNSLHSADVAQSVHILLSSDALDSVFSELEILAALIASAMHDVDHPGLNNQYQCNNSSELALMYNDESVLENHHLAVGFKLMQQDQCDLFDHFTQKQWQSLRKIVIDMVLATDMSKHMTLLASLKTMVETKKVASSGVLMLDNYTDRVQVLQNLMHCADLSNPAKPIEMYKKWNERIMDEYWMQGDVERAAGLEISPMCDRNNTSVEKSQVMFIDFVVHPLFETWADLVNPCAQEVINELATNREYYSSLVPSSPSPVGDEEASNGDISADVGSSTDTAEDGFTDEETECCSTPVPSRPRCDNRFQFQMSLDDDPADLIDAEQTANSQTATKNVLKSKSSKNL